Part of the Caulobacter sp. SL161 genome is shown below.
CGGCCGCGCCGATGTCCTGCGCCGTAAAGGCTTCGCGCGACACCGTCCCGCAGGCCGACAGCACAAGTCCGACCATCAAGGCGGCCAGAACGCGAAAGGCCCGCATGGAAAGCATCTCCGAAACGGCTCGAGCGATGATTAGCCGCCGCGCGCCTTCAAGGGAATTGCCCCAAACGAAAACAGGCCGGCGCAAGCGCCGGCCTGTCATAGTCTCGAACCCGTAGGCTCGCTGCGGGCTTTAGGCCGCTTGCAGCTGGCCGGCCGAGGTCTTGCCGCTGCGGCGGTCGACTTCGGGCTCGTACGAGATCTTCTGGCCTTCGTTCAGCGAACCCAGGCCCGAGCGCTCAACGGCCGAGATGTGGACGAAGATGTCCGCGCCGCCGTTGTCGGGTTGGATGAAGCCGAAGCCCTTGGTGGAGTTGAACCACTTCACGGTTCCAGTCGCCATGGGGATGTTCCTTGTAGGCATAGGTGTTCGTCGTCCGGAACGCCCGGTCGACGATCAAATTTCGTTGGAAGTTCGGTAGGCGCGTCCGGCGCTCCTGGTCCAGGAGCAAGGAAAAGCAGGCCGAGCGGCAGCGAATTCGATACAACCATAAACAGGATTTTTCTGGGGATATCAAGAGAAATACCGTCGCAGGTCTTTTTGCTGATTTCTCCAGATCGCGAATTCTGTCGAGAATATTTCCCTAGCAGCCCTTGCCGCCCGGCGCCGCGCGAGCCCTTAAGGGCCTTGCCAGACTCCTTTTTGCAATTCATTCTCAACTGCATCATCGCGAAGGAGACGACGATGGTTCTGCGAATGACCGGCGCCAGTTGGCTGGCCGCCATGATGCGGGTCGAGCGTGAGGAGAGCGGCGAGCTGAACGACGACGCCTGGCTGCTGTTTGGCCCCAGCGACCCGGCGGTGGTCGAGCGCCGGGAGCCGTCTTCGGACGAGTAACGCGCCGGCCGGGCTCTGCCGCTCTGTCACGAAAGGGGCGCCCCGAAGCTACGCCTCCGGAAAACGAGCGAGGCCAAAACGCGTTCAGCGGGATGGGGCGGCTGGCGAAGGTCGAGCTTCTGGATGGGACCGTACGGTTGCTTTCGACCCTGGTCGGACGCTCGGAAAATCCTCCCCCCAGAGGGGGAGGAGGCCGAAGGCCGGAGGGGGAAGTGCTGCCGAGCCGGCTTCTTCCCCCTCCGTCGGCTTCGCCGACACCTCCCCCGCTTGGGGGAGGATTTGGTCCGCATTCCACCCCTAGCAGCCCGCGGCAAGGTCCTGTTCCGACCCCAGCCGCCCCGCCCTGAACGTCTAGGTCAGCGCCTTGCGGGCCGCTTCCCAGTATTGCGCGCCGGTGACCAGGGTGACCGCAGTGGCCAGCCACAGCAGGCCGTGGGCGATGAGCGTGAACCCGCCGACCAGGGCCGGCTCGGGCGGAAGGCCAAAGGCGCTCCACGAGGCCAGGATCATCTCGGCGCCGATCGCCACCAGCTGCAGGGTGGTCTTCCACTTGGCCAGCAGGGTCACCGGCAGCTTGACGCCCTTGCCCGCCCCGACCTCGCGCAGGGCGCTGACGGTGAACTCCCGGAACAGGATCAGGCCGGCCGGCAGTACGACCATGGGGTTGGGGCCCAGGGCCATCAGGCCCAGGAGCGCGCCGCAGACCAGGATCTTGTCGCCGATCGGGTCGAGGATCGCCCCCCAGACGCTGACCGCGTCCAGCTTGCGCGCCAGCCAGCCGTCGACGAAGTCGGTCACCGCCGCCACCACGAAGGCGTAGAAGGCCCAGCGCTCCAGACGAAACTGGGTCTCGGCCGTCAGCTGCTCGCTGACATAAGGCACGGCCCCGGCCGCCGCCGCCAGGGCGATGAACATGAACAGCGCCATGACGAGGCGCGAGCTGGTCAGGATGTTGGGCAACGCTTTCATGCGCGCTTCATAACGCACAAACCGGCCGAAGGGATACCGGCCGCGGCCGGTTCGGGCGCGTTAACCACGCTGGGGGATTTTTCGGACGCGGGACGCGACTCGCTCCGATATACAAAACCGGAGAGCGACACGGCGCTCTTGTCGATGCGGGCGCGCCAGGCATGCCAGGGCTCGAAACGGCGGAACACGGCCTGCGCCGGCGCGTCAGCTCGGTGCGTGGCCGCTTGGTGCTTCTGACCGTCAGCCTGTTGGTTCCGGCCCTGCTGGCGATGGGCTTCCTGCTGGCCGGCGCCGATCGCGAGTCGCGCGGACGCCTTTACCAGCAGCTGCTGACCACCGCCCGCGCGCTGAACGGCGCCGTCGACCGCCAGGCCGCCACCGGGATCTCGGTCGCCGAGACCCTGGCCACCGACGAGGCCCTTCTCGCCGGCGACTGGGCTGGGTTCCACGCCCGGGCGCGACGGGCCATGGAGCGCCGCACAGGCTGGATCGTCGTGGCCGACGCCAACGGCCAGCAGGTGCTCAACACCCTGGTTCCCTATGGCCGTCGCCTGCCCCGCATCCAGCGCACGCCCGAAGAGACCAAGGCTTTTCTGGCCGGGCGCAGCAAGGTCTCGGACCTGCTGGCCGGCCCTGTCGCCGGCACGCCGGTGATCACGGTCGGCACGCCGATCACCGTCAAGGGCCAGTTCTATGTGCTGTCCTATGTGGTGGACGCCGCGTCGTTCACCTCGGTGTTCCGCCAGCAGCGGGTGCCGGACACCTGGGTGGCGACCCTGCTGGACAACCGGCAGCAGGTGATCGCCCGCTCGCGGCTCAATGAGAAGTTCACCGGCGCCCAGGCCTCGGCCGACATGACCGAGAACCTGCGCCACTCCGCCGAGGGGGTGAACAAGAGCACCTCCCTGGAAGGCGTTCCGACCAGGGTCGCCTACACCCGCTCGCCACAGACGGGCTGGACCCTGGTGGTGTCCATTCCGCGCAAGGAGCTGGCCAGCACCGTCAATCGCTCGGTCGCGGTCGGCACCGGGATCTTCCTGCTGCTCCTGGTGCTGGGCTTGTGGCTGGCGCTGGTCTATTCGCGGCGGATCAACCGCGACATGCGCCGGCTGGTGCGCGACGCCTCGGCGATCGGGCGCGGCGAGTCGCTGCAGCCGGCGCCCCGCGACAGCCTGGAGGAGATCGCCGCCGTTCACGCCGCCCTGCTGACCGCCTCGGAGGAGCTGAAGGCCCGCGAGGAACGCCAGGGCGTGATGATCAACGAGCTGAACCACCGGGTGAAGAACACGCTGGCCACGGTGCAGGCCCTGGCCCGCCAGACCTTCGCCAAGGTCGACGGCGCGCCGCTGGGCGTCTTTACCGATCGTCTGATCGCCCTGTCCGGCGCCCATGATCTCCTGACCCGCACCGGCTGGCGCGAGGCCGACATGGCCGCGCTGATAGAGGCCAGCCTCGGCGCGCATGGCGATCGCGTGGATCGCGAGGGTCCCACCGTCGCCCTGGCCCCGCATACGGCCGTCGGCCTGTCGATGGTGTTCCACGAACTGGCCACCAACAGCGCCAAGTACGGCGCGCTGTCGGCGCCGGGCGGGCGCGTGGCCCTGACCTGGCGGCGCGATCCGGTCAGCGACACCCTGTTCTTCACCTGGCGGGACGTCGGCGGCCCGCAGGTCATCCCGCCCGCCTCGCTGGGCTTTGGCACCCGCCTGATCGAAAGCTCCATCCGGCGCGAGCAGAAGGGTCAGGCCCGCTTCGACTTCCTGCCCGACGGCCTGGTGTTCGAGGCCTCGCTGCCGCTGCCCGAGGCGGTGCGCTGGAGCAATCCGCTCTGATGGCCCCGTCGCCGGCCGATACGGCCGCCGCCTTGGCGCGCTTCATCGATCAGGAACGCCTGCCGCCCGCCTTCGCCGCCCTGGCCCAGCGCCTGCACCAGCCCCTGGCCGCGCGGATCGCCGAGTGGGCGCAGGGGCGGGACGAGCCGCTGGTCGTCGGGGTCTGCGGTCCCCAGGGCTCGGGCAAGTCGACCCTGGCCGCGCTGCTGGCTCGACTGCTGGCGGACCGGGGCCTGCGGACGGCGCCCCTCTCGCTCGACGATCTTTACCTGCCGCGCGCCGCGCGAGAGCGCCTGGCCCGCGAGGTCCATCCGCTGCTGCGGACACGCGGGGTTCCCGGCACGCACGACCCGGCGCTGGGGCTGGCGGTGCTGGACGCCCTGGCGCGGCCGGGCCCGACGCCGCTGCCGCGCTTCGACAAGGCCGCCGACGACCGCGCGCCGCAGGCCGACTGGCCGATCTTCGATGGCCCCGCCGATGTCGTCTTGCTGGAAGGCTGGTGCGTGGGCGCCCGCCCGCAGTCGCCCGAGGCCCTCGCCGCGCCCGTCAACGCCCTGGAGGCCGCCGAAGACCCGGACGGCGCCTGGCGCGCCTTCGCCAACGACGCCCTGGCGGGCCCCTACCGCGCCCTCTTCGACCGCATCGACCGCCTGGTGCTGCTGACCGCGCCGGACTTCGCGACCGTCCGCGCCTGGCGGGGCGAGCAGGAGCTCAAGCTGCGCTCGCGCCTGGCCGCCGAGGGCCGCAACGCCGCGCGGACCATGGACGCCGCCGCCCTTGACCGTTTCCTGGCGCACTATCAGCGCCTGACCGAATGGATCGCCCAGGATCTGCCCGCGATCGCCGACATCGCCGTCACCCTGGACGCCCACCGATGGCCCGCCAAGACGCGCGGCCTATAGTGGCCCGGCCATGACCGCCTTCTCCAACGCCGACATCGCCGCGCTCGCCCGGCGCCTGCTGGACCACAGCCTGCCCAAGGCCGAGTGGACCCACGCCGCCCACCTGACCGCCACCCTGCGGCTGGTGCGCACGCGCAATGCGGACCTGGAGCGGGACTTGCCCAACATCATCCGCACCTACAATGTCGCGGTCGGCGGGGTGAACGACGACAAGAGCGGCTATCACGAGACCATCACCCAGGCCTATCTGGCCGCGATCCGCGCTTTCGACGCCGCCCTGCCACCCGGTCTGGACGACGCCGAGGCCGCCCGCCGGCTGATGGCCTCCGCGCTCGGCGACAAGGATTGGCCGCTGACCCATTGGTCCCGCGAGCGCCTGTTCTCGCCGGAAGCGCGCCTGGGCTGGGTCGATCCGGACCTGCGCCCGCTGGACTATCCGCCGGCGACCACGGGCTGAGATACGACGGATTTGCAATCGCGGCCGTGGACGGCTATATGTGAATTATCAGTTATGCTCATTTTCAGCATAACCCCGACGCCGGAACCCGACTGGAACGATCGTGACGGTCCCGGCGTTTTTTTGAGGCCCTGGAAATGCTCACTTTGAGCATAACGGAGGATCAGATGGCCGACGGGTTCGCTCCCGCCCCCTTCAACGGGGTCTTCACGCCCGAGATCGAGGCGCAGACCGCGCCCGTCTGGGAGAAGGTCAAGCACCACGTCACCCCGATGGAGTGGCGCACGCAGGCGCCGCTGATCGTCGAGATCAACCGCCTCAAGCGCGAGAAGAACGCCGCCATCCTGGCCCACAACTACATGACGCCGGACATCTTCCACGGCGTGGGCGACTTCG
Proteins encoded:
- the pgsA gene encoding CDP-diacylglycerol--glycerol-3-phosphate 3-phosphatidyltransferase; amino-acid sequence: MKALPNILTSSRLVMALFMFIALAAAAGAVPYVSEQLTAETQFRLERWAFYAFVVAAVTDFVDGWLARKLDAVSVWGAILDPIGDKILVCGALLGLMALGPNPMVVLPAGLILFREFTVSALREVGAGKGVKLPVTLLAKWKTTLQLVAIGAEMILASWSAFGLPPEPALVGGFTLIAHGLLWLATAVTLVTGAQYWEAARKALT
- a CDS encoding sensor histidine kinase, which produces MPGLETAEHGLRRRVSSVRGRLVLLTVSLLVPALLAMGFLLAGADRESRGRLYQQLLTTARALNGAVDRQAATGISVAETLATDEALLAGDWAGFHARARRAMERRTGWIVVADANGQQVLNTLVPYGRRLPRIQRTPEETKAFLAGRSKVSDLLAGPVAGTPVITVGTPITVKGQFYVLSYVVDAASFTSVFRQQRVPDTWVATLLDNRQQVIARSRLNEKFTGAQASADMTENLRHSAEGVNKSTSLEGVPTRVAYTRSPQTGWTLVVSIPRKELASTVNRSVAVGTGIFLLLLVLGLWLALVYSRRINRDMRRLVRDASAIGRGESLQPAPRDSLEEIAAVHAALLTASEELKAREERQGVMINELNHRVKNTLATVQALARQTFAKVDGAPLGVFTDRLIALSGAHDLLTRTGWREADMAALIEASLGAHGDRVDREGPTVALAPHTAVGLSMVFHELATNSAKYGALSAPGGRVALTWRRDPVSDTLFFTWRDVGGPQVIPPASLGFGTRLIESSIRREQKGQARFDFLPDGLVFEASLPLPEAVRWSNPL
- a CDS encoding kinase, with the translated sequence MAPSPADTAAALARFIDQERLPPAFAALAQRLHQPLAARIAEWAQGRDEPLVVGVCGPQGSGKSTLAALLARLLADRGLRTAPLSLDDLYLPRAARERLAREVHPLLRTRGVPGTHDPALGLAVLDALARPGPTPLPRFDKAADDRAPQADWPIFDGPADVVLLEGWCVGARPQSPEALAAPVNALEAAEDPDGAWRAFANDALAGPYRALFDRIDRLVLLTAPDFATVRAWRGEQELKLRSRLAAEGRNAARTMDAAALDRFLAHYQRLTEWIAQDLPAIADIAVTLDAHRWPAKTRGL
- a CDS encoding cold-shock protein produces the protein MATGTVKWFNSTKGFGFIQPDNGGADIFVHISAVERSGLGSLNEGQKISYEPEVDRRSGKTSAGQLQAA